One Peromyscus leucopus breed LL Stock chromosome 4, UCI_PerLeu_2.1, whole genome shotgun sequence genomic region harbors:
- the Tbr1 gene encoding T-box brain protein 1, whose product MQLEHCLSPSIMLSKKFLNVSSSYPHSGGSELVLHDHPIISTTDNLERSSPLKKITRGMTNQSDTDNFPDSKDSPGDVQRSKLSPVLDGVSELRHSFDGSAADRYLLSQSSQPQSAATAPSAMFPYPGQHGPAHPAFSIGSPSRYMAHHPVITNGAYNSLLSNSSPQGYPTAGYPYPQQYGHSYQGAPFYQFSSTQPGLVPGKAQVYLCNRPLWLKFHRHQTEMIITKQGRRMFPFLSFNISGLDPTAHYNIFVDVILADPNHWRFQGGKWVPCGKADTNVQGNRVYMHPDSPNTGAHWMRQEISFGKLKLTNNKGASNNNGQMVVLQSLHKYQPRLHVVEVNEDGTEDTSQPGRVQTFTFPETQFIAVTAYQNTDITQLKIDHNPFAKGFRDNYDTIYTGCDMDRLTPSPNDSPRSQIVPGARYAMAGSFLQDQFVSNYAKARFHPGAGAGPGPGTDRSVPHTNGLLSPQQAEDPGAPSPQRWFVTPANNRLDFAASAYDTATDFAGNAATLLSYAAAGVKALPLQAAGCTGRPLGYYADPSGWGARSPPQYCGAKSGSVLPCWPNSAAAAARMAGANPYLGEEAEGLAAERSPLAPAAAAAAEDAKPKDLSDSSWIETPSSIKSIDSSDSGIYEQAKRRRISPADTPVSESSSPLKSEVLAQRDCEKNCAKDIGGYYGFYSHS is encoded by the exons ATGCAGCTGGAGCActgcctctctccttctatcatgctCTCCAAGAAATTTCTCAATGTGAGCAGCAGCTACCCACATTCGGGCGGATCTGAGCTTGTCTTGCACGATCATCCCATTATCTCGACCACTGACAACCTGGAGAGAAGTTCACCTTTGAAAAAAATTACCAGGGGGATGACGAATCAGTCAGATACAGACAATTTTCCTGACTCCAAGGACTCACCAGGGGACGTCCAGAGAAGTAAACTCTCTCCTGTCTTGGACGGGGTCTCTGAGCTTCGTCACAGTTTCGATGGCTCTGCTGCAGATCGTTACCTCCTCTCTCAGTCCAGCCAGCCACAGTCTGCGGCCACTGCTCCCAGTGCCATGTTCCCGTACCCCGGCCAGCACGGACCGGCGCATCCCGCCTTCTCCATCGGCAGCCCCAGTCGCTACATGGCCCACCACCCGGTTATCACCAACGGAGCTTACAACAGCCTGCTGTCCAACTCCTCGCCGCAAGGCTACCCCACGGCCGGCTACCCCTACCCACAGCAGTACGGCCACTCCTACCAAGGAGCTCCGTTCTACCAGTTCTCCTCCACCCAGCCCGGGTTGGTGCCGGGCAAGGCGCAGGTATACCTGTGCAACAGGCCACTTTGGCTGAAATTTCATCGGCATCAAACGGAGATGATCATCACTAAACAGGGAAG GCGCATGTTTCCCTTTTTGAGTTTTAATATTTCTGGTCTCGATCCCACCGCTCATTACAATATTTTTGTGGATGTGATTTTGGCGGATCCCAATCACTGGAGGTTTCAAGGAGGCAAATGGGTTCCTTGTGGCAAAGCGGACACCAATGTGCAAG gaaACCGGGTCTATATGCATCCGGATTCCCCCAACACTGGGGCTCACTGGATGCGGCAAGAAATCTcttttggaaaattaaaactaaccaacaaCAAGGGAGCATCCAACAACAATGGGCag ATGGTGGTTTTACAGTCCCTTCACAAGTACCAGCCCCGTCTGCACGTGGTAGAAGTGAACGAGGACGGCACCGAGGACACCAGCCAGCCTGGCCGTGTCCAGACGTTCACTTTCCCGGAGACTCAGTTCATCGCTGTCACCGCCTACCAGAACACCGAT atcacacaactaaaaatagacCACAACCCCTTTGCAAAAGGATTTCGAGATAATTATGACAC gATCTACACGGGCTGCGACATGGACCGCCTGACCCCCTCGCCCAACGACTCTCCGCGCTCGCAGATCGTGCCCGGCGCCCGCTACGCCATGGCCGGCTCTTTCCTGCAGGACCAGTTCGTGAGCAACTACGCCAAGGCCCGCTTCCACCCGGGCGCCGGCGCGGGCCCGGGCCCGGGGACGGACCGCAGCGTGCCGCACACCAACGGGCTGCTGTCCCCGCAGCAGGCCGAGGACCCGGGCGCGCCGTCGCCGCAGCGCTGGTTCGTGACGCCGGCCAACAACCGGCTGGACTTCGCGGCCTCGGCCTACGACACGGCCACGGACTTCGCGGGCAACGCGGCCACGCTGCTGTCGTACGCGGCGGCCGGCGTCAAGGCGCTGCCGCTGCAGGCCGCGGGCTGCACGGGCCGCCCGCTCGGCTACTACGCCGACCCCTCGGGCTGGGGCGCGCGCAGCCCCCCGCAGTACTGCGGCGCCAAGTCGGGCTCCGTGCTGCCCTGCTGGCCCAACAGCGCCGCGGCCGCCGCGCGCATGGCCGGCGCCAACCCCTACCTGGGCGAGGAGGCCGAGGGCCTGGCGGCCGAGCGCTCGCCCCtggcgcccgccgccgccgccgccgccgaggacGCCAAGCCCAAGGACCTGTCCGACTCCAGCTGGATCGAGACGCCCTCCTCCATCAAGTCCATCGACTCGAGCGACTCGGGCATTTACGAGCAGGCCAAGCGGAGGCGGATCTCGCCCGCCGACACGCCGGTGTCCGAGAGCTCGTCCCCGCTCAAGAGCGAGGTGCTGGCCCAGCGGGACTGCGAGAAGAACTGCGCCAAGGACATAGGCGGCTACTACGGCTTCTACTCGCACAGCTAG
- the LOC114702068 gene encoding myristoylated alanine-rich C-kinase substrate-like, which translates to MERPPARSPPGRGARAPGRVAAGCASPPRTRGPLAGARRPPARPARPPPPRPGSRGGGPGEVVSSASAKPFEAEESFPRNGAPRAESRAFAALSKLQKTLGRSFPSQLRHLLCGLSQREVKSAATRSSRRLRASRSPGGPSRAPREEKARGVEGAAAGRSGGEFGPREVPPQAALPEDPEAWRPLPARSAPSKACFHPRAEQSASPRASFVRFPPLATRAARPAGLRPLCPLAQAVEGCCCCCCCWALQAPPPQA; encoded by the coding sequence ATGgagcgcccgcccgcccgctcgccccCGGGGCGGGGGGCCAGGGCTCCGGGGCGCGTGGCCGCGGGCTGCGCGAGCCCCCCTCGGACCCGAGGCCCGCTCGCGGGAgcgcgccgcccgcccgcccggcccgcccgcccgccgcctcCCAGGCCCGGGTCCCGGGGAGGAGGCCCCGGGGAAGTGGTGTCAAGTGCGTCAGCGAAGCCTTTCGAAGCCGAGGAGAGCTTTCCCAGGAACGGAGCGCCTCGTGCCGAAAGCCGCGCTTTCGCTGCTCTTAGCAAGCTTCAAAAAACACTGGGGAGGTCGTTTCCCTCGCAGCTCCGCCATCTGCTGTGTGGACTGAGTCAGCGTGAGGTAAAATCTGCAGCCACGCGCTCCTCTCGGAGGCTGCGTGCTTCCCGGTCCCCTGGCGGCCCCAGCCGGGCTCCTCGGGAGGAGAAGGCTCGGGGTGTCGAGGGGGCCGCGGCGGGGCGGAGCGGAGGCGAGTTTGGGCCCCGGGAGGTCCCGCCCCAGGCCGCTCTCCCGGAGGACCCAGAGGCCTGGCGACCCCTCCCCGCCCGCTCAGCCCCCTCCAAGGCGTGTTTCCACCCGAGGGCAGAGCAGAGCGCGTCACCCCGGGCTTCCTTCGTCCGCTTCCCGCCCCTGGCCACCCGCGCCGCGCGTCCTGCGGGGCTCCGGCCTCTTTGCCCGCTTGCACAGGCCGTcgagggctgctgctgctgctgctgctgctgggccctgcAGGCGCCGCCGCCCCAGGCCTAA